The region TGCCCCCATCAAGGCTGCAATCATTGGAATTATCGCTTCATCACCGACATTAATAGCTTCCCAGCCAACAAGAACACTAACTCCAATCATACCTAGAACCAAACCAAACACGACTTCTTTAGTTAACCAAGTTCGAGTCCATACCGCACCAATAATCGCTCCCCAGATCGGCGCTGTAGAATTAAGAATAGCTAACGTAGATACGTTTAATATCTGAGCTGAATAGGCGAATAGCAAGAAAGGCAACGCGGAGTTAAACAGACCTAAGGTGAGGAAATGCTTAATATTGGACATAAAGCGTAAAGACTTTTTCAAAAAGAATGAAACGACAAGTAAAGTGACTGCTGCAAAAGCAACACGAGCTTCAATTAACACTGCAGGGCCAAGTGGATTTGCGGCAATCCTGACAAACAAGAATGACCCTCCCCACAAAGCTGCTAAGGTAAATAAGCTCAGTATATTAATCATCCATGACTCCAAACGACGGGGTAATTTTTAAGTGTGAGTTATAATAACAAATTACTCAACCCCATCGCTTAGAAAATGACCTCTAGCTCTAGCGCTCGCCTTGCACTTCAAAATCATCTGCAATTAAACGAGCCTTACCATCTTCTTGAATCGTCCAATGCTCATTATGTACTACACCAAACGCTTTATTCATCGTCCAGCTCGCTGTTAGCAAATAACCATTATCGCCAATTTTTTCCCATTTAACATCGGTATAATCCACATCAGAAAAACCTTGATCCATGATGTTTTGCCAAAATGCTTGGATCTCTTCACGGCCAGTAAACGTTCCAAATGGACGCGCTTCCATAACCGTGCCTTCAGCGTATTGAGCAGCACAACCAGCAGCGTCTTGAGAATTAAAAGCCTGTTGCCATGCTGAAATACCGGCTTTGCATGCTGCTAAAATTTGTTCTTGAGTCATGATTGTTTCTCCTAATGTTTGTATGAGATGAACTATACGTGCATTATTAACAGTGAAAAACAGACAAATAAGAAAACACTGTTTAATAAAATAGAACAATAGGATTTAAAAGAGCATGAATAAACTTAAACAAATGACCCTTTTTATGACGATTGTTGAAACAGGATCAATTACTAAAGCGGCTGAGAAATTAGAACTGTCTAAGTCTGTTATTAGCCAACATATCAAACAATTAGAAGCGGACTTAGGTTTACCTTTATTAAAGCGAACGACCCGAAAACAGAGTCTTACAGCTTCAGGTGAGCATTTTTATTTACAATGTTGCGAAATGCATCGATTAGCTGAAAAAGCTTGGAGTGATATTTTACATCAACAAGAATTTCCACAAGGAAAACTGACAGTAACCGCCCCTCACGCCTTAATGAATGACATTATTATTCCGGCGTTAAGTAGCGTATTTAGCGCCCACAAAGACGTAAAATTAAATCTAATAGCGCATGATGGTCAACTCGACCTAATGCAAGAAGACATTGATTTGGCTATTCGTGTTGGTGAATCAAAATTAAGTAACCTAAAGCAAAAGCGCATTGGAACCATACAAGACGTATTATGTATTGCCAAAGACTATCCAGAATTTACTATTGATAGCATTGAAGTCCTTCCTTACATTGCAAACCATTGGCAGCCAAAAAATATCTCACATCAGTTAGTAAATACGACAACACAATCTTCTCGAGTTATACACTTTACTGCTACGCATCAAGTGAACACGGTTCAAAATAGTTTAGCGTTAATTAAAAATGGATTAGGCATTGGGCTTCTACCTGAATTTATTTACTTACAACACCAAGATGAATTAAGAACTGTATTACCTACTTTTGAAATGAAAGCGTCTAATGTCTATGCGCTTCATCCCTTTCATGGGCAAATTCCAATTAGTGTAAGAATGGCAATTGATGCCATTGAAAGTGCATTAGCCTAGTTATCTACCTGCTACACTTCGTTTTATTCATTGAATTATGAATTGTCTCAATATTTAGCAAAGTACCAACCAAAGAAAAAGGTATTATGTACGGATACATTTATCACGCATTAACCCTTTATATCCAAAGGAAAAATTATGAAAATTCGTTTTTATCTTTTCGCAGCACTCACTATGACCTCACTTTTTGGCTGCGCAGAAGGCAAACAATCTCTAAAAGTAACCGCAAGTGCATACACATCAAGTGTTGGTGAAACCGATGACACACCAAATCTTGCTGCTTGGGGCGATACATTGAAACCAGGAATGAAATCAATCGCAGTATCAAGAGATCTTATTGAGATGGGGCTGACTCACAATCAAGAAGTAAGAATCGAAGGACTTGATGGTACATACCGAGTACTTGATAAAATGAATAAACGCTGGAAAAAGAAAATTGATATCTACATGGGTGAAGATGTTGAAAAAGCAAGACAATGGGGTAAGAAAGAAGTCGTTATCTATTGGACTGTAGAAGAAGAAAAGAAGTAGACACTTAATAACTATCACTTCAACACTTTCAATTAAAGTGGCCTCGTAATGAGGCCACTTTTTTATATCTAAATATAGCGATCCTAACTGCCGATCACACCACCATTATCTTTAGTCACCATCACAATAGTTGAGCGTGGTTTACTATCTCCCCCTTGAGGAAAGTGCCCAGATGGATGCTGCACGCCAACAAACATGGTTTTTTGATCTTCAGAAAACGTCAATCCTGTAATTTCGCAGCCAATTGGGCCCGTTAAGAAGCGACGAATCTCACCTGTATTAGGATCACCACACAACATTTGATTGTTACCTTGACCTGCAAAATCGCCTTTGTTTGAGTAATTACCATCAGTTTGAATCCATAGACGTCCTGCTTTATCAAAACCAATACCATCAGGACTATTAAACATATTGTCTTTATTGATGTTGTCACTGCCAGCGTACAAATTGCCTTTATGAACCGTTGGATTCCCTGCTATTAGGTACAAATCCCATTGGAATGTATCACTCACATGATTTGCATTAGTTGGTGCCCAACGCACAATTTGACCATAATGGTTTTCAGCTCGAGGATTAACACCATCAACCTCTTGGCCTTCTTTAACACCACGGTATTTGTTGTTAGTTAATGTGCAAAAAACGTGTTTTTTATCTGGATGAACCGCAACCCATTCAGGTCTATCCATTGTTGTTGCCCCTACTTGTGTCGCGGCACGTCGAGCAAAAATCATCACTTCTGCTTGGCTATTAAATCCGTTTTCTTTAGTTAACCCATTCTTACCGTAAGTCAGCTCTAGCCATTGGCCATCACCTTCTAATTTATCACCTTTCATTACAAACTTAGCAACGTAAAGTGTCCCTTCTTCTAACAAGTCTCGGTTGGCTGATTTATTACCTTCTTGGTATTTGTTTTTTGATACAAATTTGTAAAGATGCTCACCACGTTCATCATCACCAAGATACACCACCACATGACCATCATCGTTCACAACCAATGCCGCATTTTCATGCTTAAATCGACCTAATGCGGTTCTTTTTAATGGTGTAGACGTTGGATCATTAGGGTCAATTTCAACCACCCAGCCAAAACGATTTGGTTCATTTGGGTTTTTAGAAATATCAAAACGCTCATCAAAATTATGCCATTGATAATCACTTTGCTCTGCTTTAATACCATAGCGTTTATCATCGGCAGTTAAGGTTGCGTTTTGCTCTGAACCAAAGAAATCATTAAAATTTTCTTCACAAGTTAAATAAGTGCCCCAAGGTGTTTCACCATTTGCGCAATTATTGAAAGTACCCAAAACTTTTTTTCCTGTTGGGTCTGCTTTGGTTTTTAATAAATCGTGACCTGCTGCTGGCCCTGTTACTAACATCTCTGTATTTGCGGTAATACGGCGGTTTGCTTTACCTGTTGGATCCATCATCCATTGACCGTTCTTTCTTACGATTTCAACAATGGTAATTCCTACCGCAGCTTGTGCTTTTGCAACATCGTCAGCTGTCATTGCTTTACCTTCATGAACAAACAGGTATTCGTAATTGGTGTATTCATTATTCACCGCAAGAATGGCGCGATCTTTTGATAAAGGAAATACACTCATACCATCGGTATTATCACCAAATTGCAGCGCTTGTGCTTTTGAATCTTGTTTGCCATTAGAATTAAATTGAGGAGCATTAGCAAAAATGGGATCACCCCATGACATTAACGTACTAGAGCGATACCCTTTTGGAACAATAATGTTATCGCTTGTTGATACCGAGATAGCCTCAAAATTTAATAACGAGCTGTCCATACTACCCGCAATCGCTTTTGCCACTGGATTCAATGCTAAAAATGCACCAGTACTTGCTGCTGCCGTCCCCATCAAAAATCCTCGACGAGATAAACGTGCGTTAACCATGTTACTAAAATCTGATTCTTTCTCTACAAAATTGCTCATCATACTTCCCTTTTGAAATCATTATTTTTATAAGTGCGTTTTATATAATTAGATGTAGCCTAAAGGGGATTTATGACAGTTTTGTAGAAGATTTATGGCAGTTTGATTGCTTATGATTAAATATCTAGGTGTCTCTTAATTTCATAGTAAAAAACGTAATAAATTAAGATATTAATAAGATGCCCTATTATCAATTTTCTGATATAAATTTCACCAATAAATATCGATAACATCGAACATATTACTTAAGAAAAAGGAACGATTATGCATAAGCACACCACATTTATTCTCACTATTGGTCTATTATTTACACTCAATGGATGTGCAGAACTTAAAGACGTAGGTAGAACCATTGGCCATACAACTCGCGATACGACAAAAGCCATCGGACATGCATCACGCGATGCCGTGAACTCAGTAAAAGATGATTTAGAATCAAATTAAATCGCCATAATTTCTTCCATCCTCACCTTTGCTTAACGCAAAAAAGTTACACCTCAAATGTTTATAGTTCAAATATTAATATTTTTAACACAATAAATACCCACTCACCAACCCTTCATAATGCGTTGTTTTTTATAAATAAAAAAGACAACGCTGCGCCTAAAGATCAAAAGTCCATAAAATAATAATTTGAACTCTAACTATTTTTCTGTCATTTTATAATTAATTGAACGTTCAATAAAAAATAAAAGGACAGAAAGATGCCCAAGGTTGGGATGCCTGACATTAGAAAACCACAGCTTGTAAAAGCAACAATGAAGGTCATTGATCGTGTTGGTTTGCACGCCGCTAGCATTGCTTTAATTAGTAAAGAGGCAGGTGTATCAACAGGGATCATAAATCACTATTTCGGTGGTAAGCACGGTCTACTTGAAGAAACCATGCGTGAGATCCTTCGCCAACTCTCCAATACCATTACATCTCAATTAAAATCCTTACCTGTTGACGCCCATCAACTACGCATCAATGCCATTATCAATGGTAATTTTGAAGGCTATCAAGCAGAAAATGAAGTCGCTAAAACTTGGCTAGCATTCTGGTCTTACTCGATGCATGACGAACAACTAAAGCGTCTACAACGTGTAAATGAAAGGCGTTTACTGTCTCACCTACGAATTGAACTAAAAGCCATGTTGAATAACCAACAAGCAGAACTCGTTGCTCACGGGATCGCATCATTAATTGATGGTGTTTGGTTAAGAGGTACATTAAACCCTGAAGGCATTAACGCTGATAAAGCACGCGCCATCATCAATGACTACCTTGAAAAACAACTTTCCTTTTATTCAAGTCAGCCAATAAATCACTCATAATAATTATTAAGTCAGAGATTAAAATGGAAATGAATTCGTTATACATCGATGGTCAGTCTATTCAGGCAACGTCTGGAGAAACCTTCACTAGCATTAATCCTGCTAATGGCGAACCAATTGCACAGCTAGGCCAAGCCTCTCAAGCCGATCTTGAGCTTGCTATTGAATCGGCAAAGCGTGGTTTCACGGTATGGTCTGCAATGTCACCGATTGAACGCAGCCGTATTCTTCTCAATGCAGTAAAAATACTTAGAGAACGAAACAATGAGCTTGCCGTGCTTGAGGTTATGGATACCGGTAAACCGCTTCAAGAGGCATTAGAAGTTGATGTAGCTTCTGGTGCCGATGTGATTGAATACTTCGCAGGGTTAGTTCCTGCAATGCAAGGTGACCAACAACCACTGGGTGAAAGCCAATTTTTTTACACTCGTCGTGAGCCACTTGGTATTTGTGCAGGTATCGGTGCCTGGAACTACCCTATCCAGATCGCTATGTGGAAATCAGCACCTGCATTGGCAGCGGGTAATGCAATGATCTTCAAACCATCAGAAGAAACGCCATTAACAGCATTGAAACTGGCCGAAATATTTACCGAAGCGGGATTGCCAGATGGCGTGTTCAACGTCGTTCAAGGTGATTATCGTGTCGGTCAAATGCTGACTGCACACCCTGATATCGCAAAAGTGTCTTTCACTGGTGAAACAGGAACAGGCAAAGCGGTAATGGCTGACAGT is a window of Aliivibrio wodanis DNA encoding:
- a CDS encoding putative lipoprotein, whose product is MKIRFYLFAALTMTSLFGCAEGKQSLKVTASAYTSSVGETDDTPNLAAWGDTLKPGMKSIAVSRDLIEMGLTHNQEVRIEGLDGTYRVLDKMNKRWKKKIDIYMGEDVEKARQWGKKEVVIYWTVEEEKK
- the betI gene encoding HTH-type transcriptional regulator BetI, translating into MPDIRKPQLVKATMKVIDRVGLHAASIALISKEAGVSTGIINHYFGGKHGLLEETMREILRQLSNTITSQLKSLPVDAHQLRINAIINGNFEGYQAENEVAKTWLAFWSYSMHDEQLKRLQRVNERRLLSHLRIELKAMLNNQQAELVAHGIASLIDGVWLRGTLNPEGINADKARAIINDYLEKQLSFYSSQPINHS
- a CDS encoding HTH-type transcriptional regulator, LysR family produces the protein MNKLKQMTLFMTIVETGSITKAAEKLELSKSVISQHIKQLEADLGLPLLKRTTRKQSLTASGEHFYLQCCEMHRLAEKAWSDILHQQEFPQGKLTVTAPHALMNDIIIPALSSVFSAHKDVKLNLIAHDGQLDLMQEDIDLAIRVGESKLSNLKQKRIGTIQDVLCIAKDYPEFTIDSIEVLPYIANHWQPKNISHQLVNTTTQSSRVIHFTATHQVNTVQNSLALIKNGLGIGLLPEFIYLQHQDELRTVLPTFEMKASNVYALHPFHGQIPISVRMAIDAIESALA
- a CDS encoding putative twin-arginine translocation protein, translating into MSNFVEKESDFSNMVNARLSRRGFLMGTAAASTGAFLALNPVAKAIAGSMDSSLLNFEAISVSTSDNIIVPKGYRSSTLMSWGDPIFANAPQFNSNGKQDSKAQALQFGDNTDGMSVFPLSKDRAILAVNNEYTNYEYLFVHEGKAMTADDVAKAQAAVGITIVEIVRKNGQWMMDPTGKANRRITANTEMLVTGPAAGHDLLKTKADPTGKKVLGTFNNCANGETPWGTYLTCEENFNDFFGSEQNATLTADDKRYGIKAEQSDYQWHNFDERFDISKNPNEPNRFGWVVEIDPNDPTSTPLKRTALGRFKHENAALVVNDDGHVVVYLGDDERGEHLYKFVSKNKYQEGNKSANRDLLEEGTLYVAKFVMKGDKLEGDGQWLELTYGKNGLTKENGFNSQAEVMIFARRAATQVGATTMDRPEWVAVHPDKKHVFCTLTNNKYRGVKEGQEVDGVNPRAENHYGQIVRWAPTNANHVSDTFQWDLYLIAGNPTVHKGNLYAGSDNINKDNMFNSPDGIGFDKAGRLWIQTDGNYSNKGDFAGQGNNQMLCGDPNTGEIRRFLTGPIGCEITGLTFSEDQKTMFVGVQHPSGHFPQGGDSKPRSTIVMVTKDNGGVIGS
- a CDS encoding integral membrane protein, whose amino-acid sequence is MINILSLFTLAALWGGSFLFVRIAANPLGPAVLIEARVAFAAVTLLVVSFFLKKSLRFMSNIKHFLTLGLFNSALPFLLFAYSAQILNVSTLAILNSTAPIWGAIIGAVWTRTWLTKEVVFGLVLGMIGVSVLVGWEAINVGDEAIIPMIAALMGAFSYGIATNYAKNAPSVEPFNNAHGSMWASVILVLPLVPFIPVRETISSDIMLSVFALGAVCTGLAYLLYFRLINDLGASSALSVTFLIPAFGILWGYLFLGETVGINAIIGTILVVTGTMFVTGFYRKLLPSKLM